The following are encoded together in the Kribbella voronezhensis genome:
- a CDS encoding carbohydrate ABC transporter permease → MTKTISPPVAPSRPVARSAEPRRPWLSTRRRRQLMGMAMVSPALVVVTVFFLVPLVMTFWMSLHDWPLLGDHSFTGLANYRRALHDTDWLHAIRFTLTYTVLITPILLVAGLAVAFLVHRGGRAARVFQSIFFLPVVIGFAAGAFLWLYLAQPGLGPLADLAARFGLAGRDTNWFATATSGLLVVTAMVVWKVTGMQMLLLLSGMQAIPGELTEAARIDGASRWKAFLHVTLPLLRPTLALVLVFSVAGSLLAFDQFYIMTAGGPSNGTITAVYQIYRTSFINFDLGYGAALSAILMVALAAVSAVQMLLLRNSDHS, encoded by the coding sequence ATGACCAAGACCATCAGCCCACCCGTGGCGCCGAGCCGGCCGGTCGCCAGATCGGCCGAGCCTCGCCGGCCGTGGCTGTCCACCCGACGACGTCGCCAGCTGATGGGGATGGCGATGGTGTCGCCGGCCCTGGTGGTCGTCACCGTGTTCTTCCTCGTCCCGCTCGTGATGACGTTCTGGATGTCGCTGCACGACTGGCCGCTGCTCGGTGACCACAGCTTCACCGGCCTGGCCAACTATCGCCGGGCGCTCCACGACACCGACTGGCTGCACGCGATCCGCTTCACCTTGACCTACACGGTGCTCATCACGCCGATCCTGCTGGTCGCCGGCCTGGCTGTTGCGTTCCTCGTTCATCGCGGCGGCCGGGCGGCGCGGGTCTTCCAGTCGATCTTCTTCCTGCCGGTCGTGATCGGGTTCGCGGCCGGCGCCTTCCTCTGGCTGTACCTCGCGCAGCCCGGCCTCGGTCCGCTGGCGGATCTGGCCGCCCGGTTCGGGCTCGCCGGTCGCGACACGAACTGGTTCGCCACCGCGACCAGCGGCCTGCTGGTGGTGACGGCGATGGTGGTGTGGAAGGTCACCGGCATGCAGATGCTGCTCCTGCTGTCGGGCATGCAAGCGATACCGGGAGAGTTGACGGAGGCTGCCCGCATCGACGGCGCGAGCCGGTGGAAAGCGTTCCTGCACGTCACTTTGCCGCTGCTGCGGCCGACGCTGGCCTTGGTGCTGGTCTTCTCCGTGGCCGGTTCGCTGCTGGCTTTCGACCAGTTCTACATCATGACCGCGGGCGGGCCGTCCAACGGCACGATCACCGCGGTCTACCAGATCTACCGCACCTCGTTCATCAACTTCGACCTCGGCTACGGCGCTGCGCTGTCGGCCATCCTGATGGTGGCGCTCGCGGCGGTCAGCGCCGTACAGATGCTGCTCCTGCGGAACTCGGACCACTCATGA
- a CDS encoding LacI family DNA-binding transcriptional regulator has translation MSASASRPPVMADVARVAGVSHQTVSRVLNNLPNVRPSTRDRILQAIDELGYRRNLTARALVTRHSRVLGVVSFDTTLFGPASTVHGIEQAARDAGYFISIVSLKAITRDSVEDAIHHLAGQGIDGIVVVAPQRQAARALSSIPDDIPAVAVEGGRARRVPVVSVDQVGGARLAVQHLLELGHETVWHIAGPEEWLEAEGRLKGWRETLEAAGRPVPAAMPGDWSPRSGYEAGLRLPSSATAVFVANDQMALGLLRSLSERGVRVPDDVSVVGFDDVPEAEFFSPPLTTVRQDFTLVGRYSIELLLEQLAEDPPARRRRVVVPATLVRRRSTAAPAGA, from the coding sequence ATGAGTGCGAGCGCGTCACGTCCGCCGGTGATGGCAGATGTGGCGCGAGTGGCCGGCGTTTCGCACCAGACGGTCTCCCGCGTCCTGAACAATCTGCCGAACGTCCGGCCGAGCACCCGGGACCGGATCCTGCAGGCGATCGACGAACTGGGCTACCGGCGCAACCTGACCGCCCGCGCCCTGGTCACCCGGCATTCCCGGGTGCTGGGCGTGGTCAGCTTCGACACCACGCTGTTCGGCCCGGCGAGCACCGTGCACGGCATCGAGCAGGCCGCCCGCGACGCCGGGTACTTCATCAGCATCGTCAGCCTCAAGGCGATCACCCGGGACAGCGTCGAGGATGCGATCCACCACCTCGCCGGTCAGGGGATCGACGGGATCGTCGTGGTGGCGCCGCAGCGGCAGGCGGCGCGTGCCTTGTCGAGCATCCCCGACGACATCCCGGCGGTCGCCGTCGAAGGCGGCCGGGCCCGGCGGGTGCCGGTGGTCAGCGTCGACCAGGTCGGCGGCGCCCGGCTCGCCGTACAGCATCTGCTCGAACTCGGCCACGAGACCGTCTGGCACATCGCCGGCCCGGAGGAGTGGCTCGAGGCCGAGGGACGATTGAAGGGCTGGCGGGAGACGCTCGAGGCGGCCGGTCGACCCGTCCCCGCGGCCATGCCCGGCGACTGGAGCCCACGGTCGGGGTACGAGGCCGGCCTGCGGCTGCCGTCCAGCGCGACCGCTGTCTTCGTGGCCAACGACCAGATGGCACTCGGCTTGCTGCGGTCGCTGTCCGAACGCGGCGTGCGGGTTCCCGACGACGTCAGCGTGGTCGGGTTCGACGACGTACCGGAGGCCGAGTTCTTCAGTCCCCCGCTGACGACCGTGCGCCAGGACTTCACCCTGGTCGGCCGCTACAGCATCGAGTTGCTGCTGGAACAACTCGCCGAGGATCCCCCGGCCCGGCGGCGTCGCGTGGTTGTGCCCGCGACACTCGTCCGGCGCCGGAGCACCGCCGCACCGGCCGGCGCCTGA
- the araA gene encoding L-arabinose isomerase — MKASRRPQLWFLTGSQGLYGPETLDQVAAQSQQIVAALNASGDLPAEVVWFPVVTDAAAIKNTILQANLDGECIGVIAWMHTFSPAKMWIAGLEALQLPLLHLHTQANVGLPWAEIDMDFMNLNQAAHGDREFGFIQTRLGIPRTTVAGHVSDPSVTARIGGWARAATGLAELRSMKLARFGDNMRDVAVTEGDKVEAQRRFGVSVNTYAVNDLVASVDAVPDADIDALVKEYDDSYRLAPELRSDGDRHESLRYAARLEAGMRAFLEAGDFTAFTTNFEDLGGLRQLPGLAVQRLMADGYGFGGEGDWKTSVLLRTLKVIAGDRPGGTSFMEDYTYHLVPGEELILGAHMLEVCPSIATGTPSIEIHPLGIGNREDPVRMVFDAAPGAGLVVGMADLGDRFRLIGNEIDVVAPEHPLPRLPVARAVWKPRPDFRTSAESWLTAGAPHHTVLSTTVTSEELDDLATMLKTELLMIDDSTDVRHLQQEIRWNQVYHRLALGF; from the coding sequence ATGAAAGCTTCCCGCCGACCCCAGCTCTGGTTCCTCACCGGGAGCCAGGGCCTCTACGGCCCCGAGACCCTCGACCAGGTCGCCGCCCAGTCGCAGCAGATCGTGGCCGCGCTGAACGCCTCCGGCGACCTGCCCGCCGAGGTGGTGTGGTTCCCGGTCGTCACCGACGCCGCGGCGATCAAGAACACCATCCTGCAGGCGAACCTGGACGGCGAGTGCATCGGCGTGATCGCCTGGATGCACACCTTCTCGCCGGCCAAGATGTGGATCGCCGGCCTGGAGGCACTCCAGTTGCCGCTGCTGCACCTGCACACCCAGGCGAACGTCGGCCTGCCCTGGGCCGAGATCGACATGGACTTCATGAACCTGAACCAGGCCGCCCACGGCGACCGCGAGTTCGGCTTCATCCAGACCCGGCTGGGGATCCCCCGGACCACGGTCGCGGGCCATGTCAGCGACCCGTCGGTCACCGCGCGGATCGGCGGCTGGGCCCGGGCCGCGACCGGGCTGGCCGAGCTGCGCTCGATGAAGCTGGCCCGGTTCGGCGACAACATGCGCGACGTCGCCGTCACCGAAGGCGACAAGGTGGAGGCGCAACGCCGGTTCGGGGTGTCGGTCAACACCTATGCCGTGAACGACCTGGTCGCCTCGGTCGACGCCGTACCGGATGCCGACATCGACGCGCTCGTCAAGGAGTACGACGACTCGTATCGGCTGGCCCCCGAGCTCCGGTCCGACGGCGATCGTCACGAGTCGCTGCGTTATGCCGCGCGGCTGGAGGCCGGTATGCGGGCCTTCCTGGAGGCCGGTGACTTCACCGCCTTCACGACGAACTTCGAAGACCTGGGTGGCCTGCGCCAACTGCCAGGACTGGCCGTCCAGCGGTTGATGGCCGACGGCTACGGTTTCGGCGGCGAGGGCGACTGGAAGACCTCGGTGCTGCTCCGCACGCTCAAGGTCATCGCCGGCGACCGGCCGGGTGGGACGTCGTTCATGGAGGACTACACCTACCACCTGGTGCCGGGCGAGGAGCTGATCCTCGGCGCGCACATGCTCGAGGTCTGCCCGAGTATCGCGACCGGTACGCCGTCGATCGAGATCCACCCGCTCGGCATCGGCAACCGCGAGGACCCGGTCCGGATGGTGTTCGACGCCGCACCGGGGGCCGGCCTGGTGGTCGGGATGGCCGACCTCGGCGACCGGTTCCGGCTGATCGGCAACGAGATCGACGTGGTCGCCCCCGAGCACCCACTCCCCCGGCTCCCGGTCGCCCGGGCGGTCTGGAAGCCGCGGCCCGACTTCCGTACCTCGGCCGAGTCCTGGCTGACGGCGGGCGCACCGCACCACACCGTGCTCTCGACGACGGTCACGTCGGAGGAACTGGACGACCTGGCGACGATGCTCAAGACCGAGCTGCTGATGATCGACGACAGCACCGACGTCCGCCACCTCCAGCAGGAGATCCGCTGGAACCAGGTCTACCACCGCCTCGCCCTCGGCTTCTGA
- a CDS encoding sulfite exporter TauE/SafE family protein: protein MSAAGGAWSAEVLLAGVVMLGASVQWLTGMGFALVAVPALILLLGPGDGVALANCASGVICLVGLTGGWVNVRLRAMVPLVLAAACTVPLGSWVTNHLPEPVLLAGMGALVTAAVVLVMSGLRVQALNGLGGALTAGAAGGFMNAAAGLGGPPISLYAVNAGWTIREFVPNALFYGVVVNIFSVLSNGLPQLRAGSWVAATAGLSVGALIGRTLAGRLPDRIARLLVLLLALAGGISTLVKGVLGL from the coding sequence ATGTCCGCAGCCGGAGGTGCCTGGTCCGCGGAGGTGCTCCTCGCCGGCGTCGTCATGCTGGGCGCGTCGGTGCAGTGGCTGACCGGGATGGGGTTCGCGCTGGTCGCCGTACCGGCTCTGATCCTGCTGCTCGGTCCCGGTGACGGGGTCGCGCTGGCGAACTGCGCATCGGGCGTCATCTGTTTGGTCGGGCTGACCGGCGGGTGGGTCAACGTCCGGTTGCGAGCGATGGTCCCGCTGGTTCTCGCCGCCGCCTGCACGGTTCCGCTCGGAAGTTGGGTCACGAACCACCTGCCGGAGCCTGTCCTGCTCGCCGGGATGGGCGCACTGGTGACCGCGGCCGTAGTACTCGTGATGAGCGGTCTGCGTGTACAAGCCCTGAATGGTCTCGGCGGAGCGCTGACCGCCGGTGCGGCCGGTGGCTTCATGAACGCCGCAGCCGGCCTCGGCGGCCCGCCGATCTCCTTGTACGCCGTCAACGCGGGCTGGACGATTCGGGAGTTCGTCCCCAACGCGCTGTTCTACGGCGTTGTGGTGAACATCTTCTCGGTGCTCTCCAACGGACTTCCCCAGCTCCGCGCAGGCAGCTGGGTCGCCGCGACAGCCGGCCTGTCCGTCGGTGCCCTGATCGGCCGCACGCTCGCCGGCCGCCTGCCGGATCGCATCGCCCGGCTCCTCGTTCTCCTGCTCGCCCTGGCCGGCGGCATCTCCACCTTGGTCAAAGGCGTCCTCGGCCTGTGA
- a CDS encoding alpha-galactosidase: MSAPPRRTTPPMGWNSWDCYGSTVTEDEVLANARFMAEHLLPYGWDTVVIDILWYEPAARSHGYNDDPDVVLDDHGQLLPAPNRFPSSAGGEGFAPLAAEIHRLGLRFGVHMMRGIPRRAVERDLPIAGTPWTARDVADTSSVCPWNPNNFGLDHDHPGASAYYDAQVGLLAEWGVDFIKGDDFLYPYQAREIAAYADAVEKSGRPIELSLSPGRELSMANLPHLREHSSMWRISDDLWDRWDDIEAQFTRLARWAPESGPDGWADADMLPLGRIGIRAERGDDRVCRLTPAEQQTMLSLWVIARSPLMVGGDLPTSPRATIDLLTNRDVLEVLTATKDNREVLRDGHLVVWTATSTAPQRPGSRYAAVFWLGEEPQRVTLPLLSIGAGDSDVVTDLWTGRTLSPDGLGLPLELDSHGSRLLRLDDDR, translated from the coding sequence TTGAGTGCACCGCCCCGGCGGACCACACCGCCGATGGGCTGGAACAGCTGGGACTGCTACGGATCCACGGTGACGGAGGACGAGGTACTCGCCAACGCCCGGTTCATGGCGGAGCACCTGCTCCCCTACGGCTGGGACACCGTGGTGATCGACATCCTCTGGTACGAACCGGCGGCCAGATCGCACGGCTACAACGACGATCCGGACGTCGTCCTCGACGACCACGGCCAGCTCCTGCCCGCACCCAACCGGTTCCCGTCGTCGGCCGGCGGCGAGGGCTTCGCCCCGTTGGCCGCGGAGATCCACCGGCTCGGCCTGCGGTTCGGCGTACACATGATGCGGGGCATCCCGCGGCGAGCCGTCGAGCGCGACCTGCCCATCGCCGGTACGCCGTGGACCGCGCGCGACGTCGCCGACACCTCCTCGGTCTGCCCCTGGAACCCGAACAACTTCGGGCTCGATCACGACCACCCGGGCGCGAGTGCGTACTACGACGCGCAGGTCGGCCTGCTCGCCGAGTGGGGGGTCGACTTCATCAAGGGCGACGACTTCCTCTATCCCTACCAGGCAAGGGAAATCGCGGCGTACGCCGACGCCGTGGAGAAGTCCGGGCGGCCGATCGAGCTGAGCCTGTCGCCCGGCCGGGAACTGTCGATGGCGAACCTGCCGCACCTGCGGGAGCACTCGTCGATGTGGCGGATCTCGGACGACCTGTGGGACCGCTGGGACGACATCGAGGCCCAGTTCACCCGCCTCGCCCGCTGGGCACCGGAGTCGGGGCCGGACGGCTGGGCCGACGCCGACATGTTGCCGCTCGGGCGGATCGGCATTCGCGCCGAGCGGGGTGACGATCGGGTGTGCCGGCTCACCCCGGCCGAGCAGCAGACGATGTTGAGCCTGTGGGTCATCGCGCGCTCGCCGCTGATGGTCGGCGGTGACCTGCCGACGTCGCCGAGGGCAACGATCGACCTGCTCACCAACCGCGACGTCCTCGAAGTGCTGACGGCAACCAAGGACAACCGCGAAGTACTGCGGGACGGCCACCTCGTCGTCTGGACGGCTACTTCGACCGCACCTCAGCGGCCCGGCTCCCGGTACGCCGCCGTCTTCTGGCTCGGCGAAGAACCACAGCGGGTGACGCTTCCGTTACTGTCCATCGGAGCAGGCGATTCGGACGTCGTGACCGACCTATGGACCGGTAGAACGCTCTCTCCGGACGGCCTCGGACTACCTCTGGAACTGGACTCCCACGGCTCCCGTTTACTGCGGCTCGACGACGACCGGTGA
- a CDS encoding Gfo/Idh/MocA family protein has protein sequence MSETIRRVAIVGTGGIATAHAQAVATQPDRARLVAAVDVDLGRAEAFAKTWDVPAAYPSLAALLAAGDVDLVLLCTPPGSHVPLAAECLAAGVDVLVEKPPTLSLNELDELLELESRSTARVICVFQHRFGSGAVRLRRLAADGLLGRPLVATCHTLWYRDDAYFAVPWRGTFEIEGGGPTMGHGIHQFDLLLSILGPWEQVTAVAARQARPTQTEDVSLALVTFANGAVASIVNSLVSARETSTLRFDYEHASVELEHLYGYTDADWTVTPAPGQEAVADAWSADAADIPSGHSAQFAAVLDAKDAGRTAPVSLADARDTMELIAAIYASAFTGKPVRRGELDAANPFSVRMDGTGAPWAT, from the coding sequence ATGTCCGAAACCATTCGCCGGGTCGCGATCGTCGGAACCGGTGGGATCGCCACCGCGCACGCTCAGGCAGTCGCTACTCAGCCGGACCGGGCGCGGCTCGTGGCCGCTGTCGACGTCGACCTCGGGCGGGCCGAGGCGTTCGCCAAGACCTGGGACGTCCCGGCGGCGTACCCGAGTCTGGCCGCTTTGCTCGCCGCCGGCGACGTCGACCTGGTCCTCCTGTGTACTCCGCCCGGATCCCACGTGCCGCTGGCTGCCGAATGTCTGGCGGCCGGCGTGGATGTCCTGGTGGAGAAGCCGCCGACCCTGTCGCTGAACGAGCTGGACGAACTCCTCGAGCTCGAGAGTCGATCGACCGCACGAGTGATCTGCGTCTTCCAGCATCGCTTCGGGTCGGGTGCCGTGCGGCTACGCCGACTGGCCGCGGACGGGCTCCTCGGCCGGCCGCTGGTCGCCACCTGCCACACCCTGTGGTACCGCGACGACGCGTACTTCGCCGTACCGTGGCGAGGAACCTTCGAGATCGAGGGTGGTGGCCCGACGATGGGTCACGGGATCCACCAGTTCGACCTGCTGCTGTCGATCCTCGGACCGTGGGAGCAGGTCACCGCGGTCGCGGCCCGGCAGGCCAGGCCCACCCAGACCGAGGACGTCTCGCTGGCCCTGGTCACCTTCGCCAACGGCGCCGTCGCCTCGATCGTCAACTCCCTGGTGTCGGCTCGCGAAACGTCGACACTGAGGTTCGACTACGAGCACGCCAGCGTCGAACTCGAGCACCTCTACGGCTACACCGACGCCGACTGGACCGTGACGCCGGCACCCGGCCAGGAGGCCGTCGCGGACGCCTGGTCAGCCGACGCAGCCGACATCCCGAGCGGTCACAGCGCGCAGTTCGCGGCCGTCCTGGATGCGAAGGACGCGGGCCGAACGGCTCCGGTGTCCCTGGCGGATGCGAGGGACACCATGGAGCTGATCGCCGCGATCTACGCGTCCGCCTTCACCGGAAAGCCCGTACGGCGAGGTGAGCTCGACGCGGCGAATCCGTTCAGCGTTCGCATGGATGGGACGGGTGCTCCGTGGGCTACTTGA
- the araB gene encoding ribulokinase: protein MNANSPTEPEQGFVVGIDFGTLSGRAVVVRVSDGEELGSAVHEYSHGVIETSLPGSGVRLGPNWALQSPTDWIDVLRRAVPKALAVSGVDPADVIGIGTDFTACTVLPTLADGTPLCELDDLAARPHSWPKLWKHHAAQPHADLINEVARQRNEPWLGRYGGKISSEWEFAKGLQLLQEDPEIYARTERWIEAADWIIWQLSGTESRNVCTAGYKGIRTEHGYPSREYLTALDPAFGDFTDKLAKELLPLGASAGRLTEQAAEWTGLPAGIAVAAGNVDAHVTAAAADATRPGQLVAIMGTSTCHVMSSDHLAEVPGMCGVVDGGIIDGLWGYEAGQSAVGDIFGWFVDNCVPPAYVAEAERRGVSVHTYLEELAGQQPVGAHGLVALDWHNGNRSVLVDHDLSAVIVGQTLATRPEDTYRALIEATAFGTRRIVEAFEETGVAVEEFIVAGGLLKNRLLMQIYSDVLRRPISVVSSEQGPALGSAIHAAVAAGTYPEVPTAAASMGRRIESAYRPDPGRADSYDRLYAEYRQLHDWFAGEAYGGNGVLHRLHKLRNEVIG from the coding sequence GTGAACGCTAACAGTCCTACTGAACCGGAGCAGGGGTTCGTCGTCGGCATCGACTTCGGCACCTTGTCGGGGCGCGCCGTCGTCGTCCGCGTCTCCGACGGCGAGGAGCTCGGCAGCGCGGTTCACGAGTACTCCCACGGCGTGATCGAGACCAGCCTGCCCGGCTCCGGCGTCCGCCTCGGCCCGAACTGGGCCCTGCAGTCGCCGACCGACTGGATCGACGTACTCCGTCGCGCGGTGCCCAAGGCGCTCGCCGTCTCCGGTGTCGACCCGGCCGACGTGATCGGCATCGGCACCGACTTCACGGCCTGCACGGTGCTCCCGACGCTCGCCGACGGCACGCCGCTGTGCGAGCTGGACGACCTCGCCGCACGGCCGCACAGCTGGCCGAAGCTCTGGAAGCACCACGCCGCCCAGCCGCACGCCGACCTCATCAACGAGGTGGCCAGGCAGCGCAACGAGCCCTGGCTCGGCCGGTACGGCGGCAAGATCTCCTCGGAGTGGGAGTTCGCCAAGGGCCTGCAGTTGCTGCAGGAGGACCCGGAGATCTACGCCCGGACCGAGCGATGGATCGAGGCCGCCGACTGGATCATCTGGCAGCTGAGCGGCACCGAGTCCCGCAACGTCTGCACGGCCGGCTACAAGGGCATCAGGACCGAGCACGGCTATCCCTCGCGGGAGTACCTGACCGCGCTCGACCCCGCCTTCGGCGACTTCACCGACAAGCTCGCGAAGGAACTGCTGCCGCTCGGTGCGTCAGCGGGACGGCTCACCGAGCAGGCCGCCGAGTGGACCGGGCTCCCGGCCGGTATCGCGGTGGCCGCGGGCAACGTCGACGCCCACGTCACCGCCGCGGCCGCCGATGCCACCCGCCCCGGCCAACTCGTGGCGATCATGGGGACGTCGACCTGCCATGTGATGTCGTCGGACCACCTCGCCGAGGTGCCCGGGATGTGCGGCGTCGTCGACGGCGGCATCATCGACGGGCTCTGGGGCTACGAGGCCGGCCAGTCGGCGGTCGGCGACATCTTCGGCTGGTTCGTGGACAACTGCGTTCCGCCGGCGTACGTGGCCGAAGCCGAACGACGCGGCGTCTCCGTGCACACCTACCTTGAAGAGCTCGCGGGCCAGCAGCCGGTCGGTGCCCACGGTCTGGTCGCGCTCGACTGGCACAACGGCAACCGGTCGGTCCTGGTCGACCACGACCTGTCCGCCGTGATCGTCGGCCAGACCCTCGCGACGCGGCCGGAGGACACCTACCGCGCGCTGATCGAGGCCACGGCGTTCGGCACCCGCCGGATCGTCGAGGCCTTCGAGGAGACCGGCGTCGCGGTCGAGGAGTTCATCGTCGCGGGTGGTCTGCTGAAGAACCGCCTGCTGATGCAGATCTACTCCGACGTACTGCGCCGGCCGATCTCCGTGGTCAGCTCCGAGCAGGGCCCGGCCCTCGGGTCGGCCATCCATGCAGCCGTTGCCGCCGGCACCTATCCGGAGGTGCCGACGGCAGCGGCGTCGATGGGCCGGCGGATCGAGTCGGCCTATCGGCCCGATCCGGGCCGCGCCGACAGCTACGACCGGCTGTACGCCGAGTACCGCCAACTCCACGACTGGTTCGCCGGCGAGGCGTACGGCGGCAACGGCGTACTGCACCGCCTTCACAAACTCAGGAACGAGGTGATCGGATGA
- a CDS encoding carbohydrate ABC transporter permease, whose amino-acid sequence MKTTLTDVRKTLPRAAWWLACLCVSVLVLYPLATMVSQSLKKPSEATENPPTLYPHGISLENYKALGNTGQFGIWQHVQNSLVVAAGTTLLTMLLATLAGYGFAKLRFRGSGVLFFIILATFMIPFQAIITPLFSILHDMGLSDTLLGLTLVYTTFQLPFGIFLMRNSFASVPASIEEAALVDGCGLVSAMARVLLPVAIPGLISTALFTFFASWNEFFAALILVTDESKFTLPVTLTVLASNQLGTLNWGLMQAGVAVTAIPCIVLYLLLQRYYVAGLVAGAVK is encoded by the coding sequence ATGAAGACAACGCTCACCGACGTTCGCAAAACCCTGCCCCGGGCTGCCTGGTGGCTCGCCTGCCTCTGCGTCTCCGTCCTCGTCCTCTACCCGTTGGCGACGATGGTCTCGCAGTCGCTCAAGAAGCCCAGTGAGGCAACGGAGAATCCACCGACCCTCTACCCGCACGGGATCTCGCTGGAGAACTACAAGGCGCTCGGGAACACCGGACAGTTCGGCATCTGGCAGCACGTGCAGAACAGCCTGGTGGTGGCCGCGGGTACCACCTTGCTGACGATGCTGCTCGCGACCCTGGCCGGCTACGGCTTCGCGAAACTGCGCTTCCGCGGGAGCGGGGTGTTGTTCTTCATCATCCTGGCGACCTTCATGATCCCGTTCCAGGCGATCATCACGCCGCTGTTCTCGATCCTGCACGACATGGGCCTGAGCGACACCCTGCTGGGACTGACGCTGGTCTACACGACGTTCCAGTTGCCGTTCGGGATCTTCCTGATGCGCAACAGCTTCGCGTCGGTGCCGGCCAGTATCGAGGAAGCGGCGCTGGTCGACGGCTGCGGCCTGGTCAGCGCGATGGCCCGGGTTTTGTTGCCGGTGGCAATCCCCGGCCTGATCAGTACGGCGCTGTTCACGTTCTTCGCTTCCTGGAACGAGTTCTTCGCGGCCCTGATCCTGGTCACCGACGAGTCCAAGTTCACGCTGCCGGTGACGTTGACCGTGCTCGCCTCCAACCAACTGGGCACGCTGAACTGGGGCCTCATGCAGGCCGGCGTCGCGGTCACCGCCATCCCGTGCATCGTGCTTTACCTACTGCTCCAGCGGTACTACGTGGCAGGCCTGGTAGCCGGCGCGGTCAAGTAG
- a CDS encoding L-ribulose-5-phosphate 4-epimerase yields MSLPAAVADLREQVCALHTELVRYGLVAWTAGNISGRVPGEDLFVIKPSGISYDDLTPASIVVCDLDGTLVDGELAPSSDTAAHAYVYRSRPDIGGVVHTHSPYATAWAARDEPIPCVLTAMADEFGGDIPVGPFALIGDDSIGQGIVATLAESRSPAVLMRNHGVFTVGKDAKAAVKAAVMCEDVARTVHIARSGGPLVPIDPGHIDSLYHRYQTVYGQR; encoded by the coding sequence ATGAGCTTGCCGGCAGCAGTCGCCGACCTGCGCGAGCAGGTCTGTGCCCTGCACACCGAACTGGTCAGATACGGGCTCGTCGCCTGGACCGCGGGGAACATCTCCGGCCGGGTCCCGGGCGAGGACCTCTTCGTGATCAAGCCCAGCGGCATCTCGTACGACGACCTCACGCCCGCCTCGATCGTCGTCTGCGACCTCGACGGCACCCTGGTCGACGGCGAGCTCGCGCCGTCCAGCGACACCGCGGCGCACGCGTACGTGTACCGCTCCAGGCCCGACATCGGCGGCGTGGTGCACACCCATTCGCCGTACGCGACGGCCTGGGCCGCCCGCGACGAGCCGATCCCGTGCGTGCTGACCGCGATGGCCGACGAGTTCGGCGGCGACATCCCGGTCGGCCCGTTCGCCCTGATCGGCGACGACTCCATCGGCCAGGGCATCGTCGCCACGCTGGCCGAGTCCCGCTCGCCGGCGGTGCTGATGCGCAACCATGGCGTCTTCACCGTCGGCAAGGACGCCAAGGCGGCCGTCAAGGCAGCGGTCATGTGCGAGGACGTCGCCCGCACTGTCCACATCGCCCGGTCCGGCGGCCCGCTCGTTCCCATCGACCCCGGCCACATCGACAGCCTCTACCACCGCTACCAGACCGTTTACGGTCAGCGCTGA